The genomic window AGACGAAAAGTACTTAAAGAAAAATGCGGAGACAGTTGAAGATTTTAGGGCCGGGGTTGAAAAACTTAAAAACTCAGAAGGTTTTGATTTTTCGAAAGAGGAATATGGAAGTCTGGTAAGCTCTATTGATGTGTACGAAAAGGGATTTGCGAAGGCCGTTGACGCTATAAAGAGTCAAGGGGATTCAAGTACAGGGCTTAGAGGAGAATTAAGAAATATTGCTCATGAAATTGAGAAATTTATTAAAGCGAATAATATTGGTGATAAAGGATTTGTTCAACTTCTTACTCTTCGTCGCCATGAAAAAGATTATTTATTAAGATACGATTTAAAATATTTTGAAAAAGCAAAAGTGGTTACTGGAGAAATGAAAAAGCTCGCTTCAGATCCAGCTATTGGTGATCAGTTAAATGTTTTGGCAGAGAAGTACATTAAAAAGTTTGGAGAAGTCACTGAAGCTCATAAGACTCAAGTTGATTCAATTGCTAGTTTTCGAAGCGCAATTCACTCTATTGAAAAGTTTATTAAAGAACACATTAAGGAGATAAATGAAGAAATTGCTAATGAAGTTGTAAATATAGAAAAAAGACAAAACCTAATAGAAATGATAATGCTTGGGTCATCAGTTTTTGCAATTTTAATTCTTCTCGGAGTTACAATATTCTATTTTCGTACAGCGCAAGCAATCACAGAGCTTGCTCTTAGTTTAAAGCATACTAGTGATGAGACTTCGAGTTCATCGAGAGAGTTAAAGCAAACTGCTGATGATCTTTCATCTTCTGTAACTGAACAATCCGCAGCGGTCTTAGAAACAGTTTCTACCCTTGATGAAATTAGAGAAATGATGAAGAGAAGTGTTGATAATGCTGCTTTTTCAGAACAGAAATCAACTGAGTCCCATGGGGTAGCTTCTGAAGGTAAGGAAGCGGTATCAAATGTTGTGAAAGCAATTAATGAAATCAGTGATTGTAATAATGATATTACAGGACAAATGGAGAAGACTTCGACAGAATTAGAACAAATTGTAAATGTTATTAAAGAAATTTCAGATAAAACTAAAGTTATTAATGACATTGTATTTCAAACAAAACTTTTATCTTTCAATGCTTCTGTTGAAGCGGCTCGAGCAGGCGAGCATGGAAAAGGTTTCGCGGTTGTTGCGGAAGAAGTCGGTAATCTTGCCCAGATGTCAGGTAATGCATCTAAAGAAATTGAAACTTTAATTTCAAGTTCTGTTCATCGAGTTGAATCGATTGTTACAGAGTCAAAAGAAGCCGTTGGCCGCTTAGTATCGGTAGCAAAAGGTAAAACTGAGTACGGGGTAGAAACAGCACAGCGTTGTGACCAAGTTTTAAATGAGGTTGTTTCTAACGTTGCTCAAGTTAAGGATCTGATGAAAGAGATTTCAGGTGCTGCTAGTGAGCAGGCTACGGGTGTGGAAAATATTGCTTCTGCGATGAATCAGCTCGATCAAGTAACACATGTGAATACGACAATTGCAAGCCAAACGGCAATGAACTCATCAACTCTTGCAAAGCAAGCGATTGACCTTGATTTAATTGTGTCAACGCTAGAAAGCTTAATCAATGGGCAAAAATCAAATAAAGTTGTAGGTGCTAAAAATACAATCGCTGAGTCTCAAGAAAAGGGAAAAGTTGTTGAGATGAAGAAAGCTGAAAAGAACCTTTCAATCGTTGAGGATATCCCTATTAATGAAGACGCACCAGTTTCAAAAGTTTCTGGTGAGAATTTTATGGATGGTCCTCCTTCGAGGGATGATGATAGATTTGAAGATGTCTAAAGATAGAGCAGAACTTAGGTTCTGCTTTTTTTTTGTAGCTATTGTGTAAGAGAGTTCATAAAATAAAATTCATGAGTAAATCAAGTAAGAGCTTTATTATATCTTCCCTAAAAATGGGAGTCGCAACTTTATCAAGTCGAGTTTTGGGTTTTTTTAGAGAAATTCTGCTCGCTCAAATTTTTGGAGCATCGGGGCTCACTGATGCATTTCATATTGCATTTAGAATTCCGAATATGCTACGCGACTTATTTGCTGAAGGTGCATTTTCATCGGCCTTCGTTCCAACTTTTACAGGAGCTAAGAATCATAGTGAAGAAGAAGCAATAAAACTTCTTTGGACTATGGGAATTGTACTTCTTGCAATTACGGGCTGTATTAGTGTCCTCATTATTATCTTTGCACCAGAAGTTGTAAGCTTAATGACCAATGAACTTTTCACTCAAGACGTTGCTCGCTTTGAGGTGTCTGTTCTTTTAACAAGAATAATGGCACCGTTTTTAACTTTTGTTTCTCTCGCGGCTTTATGTATGGGAGTTCTTAATACTTATAAAATGTTCTTTGCTCCAGCAATGGCTCCGGCCCTTTTCAATGTGGTAATGATTATTTCAATGCTTACTCTTCCAAAATGGTTAGAGGGCCAAGGACTAAATGGAATTGTTGCTCTAGCTATTGGGGTTATTATTGGCGGTCTTTGCCAGCTCTTTATTCAAATTCCGATGCTTGGTTCAAAAAAATTACTTCGCTTTGTTGGTGTCGACTTTAAGTCGAAGAATGTGACCGAAGTTTTACATCGCATGTCGATTGGGACAATTGGTGTCGCCGCTACTCAAATTAATCTTTTAGTTTCAACTTTTTTAGCTACAGGGACAGTGATTGGTGCAGTGTCTTGGCTACAATATAGTTTTAGGCTATTTCAATTTCCGGTAGGAATTCTTGGGGTTTCAATTGGAAATTCTAATCTTGTCCACTTTTCTGATCATTGGAAAAAAGGGGAAAGAGATGAAGCAGTGTCTTGTCTTCAGACAAGTTATATCACTTCATTGTTCACACTACTTCCTGCTTTTGCATTAATCTATGCTCTTGCTGAGGATTGTGTGGCCATTTCTTATCAGCGTGGAGCATTTTCGACTTCCGATACAATGATGGTTGCACAAACTTTAAAGTTCTATCTCGTGGGTCTTCCTTTCTACGGTCTGTATAAAGTGTTCTCTCCAACATTCTATACATTAGATAAACCTAAGCTTCCCGTATTTATTTCAACTGGTGCAATTTTATTAAATATTATTTTCTGTTTTTCGCTTGTTGATAGTATGGGGTTTAAAATCTTAGCCCTTGGGACATCTCTTTCAATGGTCTTTATAATCCTAGTGCAATCAATATTTTTGACTCGTTTACTCGGTCTTGAACTTTCTTTTTTCTTTCCTTTAAGATTTTTTAAGCTGGCCTTTGCAGGAATTATTTGCTTCGTCGCAACAAATTATTTTAGAAATTTATTTAGTATAGATATAGGCAATGGGACAATTAAATTGCTTTCTATCTTCTTAATGAGTGTTGGTACTGGCGCTTTAGCGTACTTTGTGTCTTTGTGCGTTATGGGGGACTACAAATTAGTAACTGGTTTTTTTACAAAGATATTAAAAAGAAAATAACCTTTTGCTTGCTTGTCTGAATCCAAATAGTTACACTTTTAAGTGGATTATATTTTTTGGAGAAAAATCATGAGAACTAATTTTGATACTCTCAAGGCGCTTGCCCTTTATTCTGTGAACAGTTTGAAGCAAGGTGGAGTAATTGAATTTGATATTGCTGACAGAGAAGCACTAATTGATGCTATGGCTACAGAGTACGGAGTTTGTTTTGCAACAGATGAAGATATTCGTGATCAAGCAATTGAAGAAGTAGAAGATAAGATGGGACTAGATAGTCTTACTGAAGATATTACTGAATCGGAAATGTTTAACCACGCTAGAAAAGAAATTATCAAATCTTTTAGTGGTGAGAATATTGGTGGTCTATATTTAGTAGAATCTCTTCACCAAATCGCAAACAGAATGGCTGAGTTCCTTCTAAACTGTGAATTAATTGAAGATGTATTTGGAAGTGATGAAGACATTCATTCTTTCCTTGTTCAAAGTATCAGACAATTTAATCCAAAAAGAAATTAAGATATGGCCCACTTCAAAGTGGGCTTTTTTTTTGCCTCTTTTTATTTCGTGATATTTGCTATCATCTGTTCAAAGAAAGGCCCTTCAAGTAACCCGTTTAGAATTGAACTCTTGCTTTCAACAATAAAAATCTCATCAGCATTTTTAAAGATTAAGATATCTATGTAGAGACGGTGTTCATCATCTTGAGTCGCAGTTCCTTCAATGCGAAGAGCTTCA from Bacteriovorax sp. Seq25_V includes these protein-coding regions:
- a CDS encoding methyl-accepting chemotaxis protein, with amino-acid sequence MKFWKALSFKAKTLISLGGVLLIMIAALGLSFVSSSNMRAEYLHIIKSELEARDQLRVLSEDMLTARRHEKDFLLRGDEKYLKKNAETVEDFRAGVEKLKNSEGFDFSKEEYGSLVSSIDVYEKGFAKAVDAIKSQGDSSTGLRGELRNIAHEIEKFIKANNIGDKGFVQLLTLRRHEKDYLLRYDLKYFEKAKVVTGEMKKLASDPAIGDQLNVLAEKYIKKFGEVTEAHKTQVDSIASFRSAIHSIEKFIKEHIKEINEEIANEVVNIEKRQNLIEMIMLGSSVFAILILLGVTIFYFRTAQAITELALSLKHTSDETSSSSRELKQTADDLSSSVTEQSAAVLETVSTLDEIREMMKRSVDNAAFSEQKSTESHGVASEGKEAVSNVVKAINEISDCNNDITGQMEKTSTELEQIVNVIKEISDKTKVINDIVFQTKLLSFNASVEAARAGEHGKGFAVVAEEVGNLAQMSGNASKEIETLISSSVHRVESIVTESKEAVGRLVSVAKGKTEYGVETAQRCDQVLNEVVSNVAQVKDLMKEISGAASEQATGVENIASAMNQLDQVTHVNTTIASQTAMNSSTLAKQAIDLDLIVSTLESLINGQKSNKVVGAKNTIAESQEKGKVVEMKKAEKNLSIVEDIPINEDAPVSKVSGENFMDGPPSRDDDRFEDV
- the murJ gene encoding murein biosynthesis integral membrane protein MurJ, with translation MSKSSKSFIISSLKMGVATLSSRVLGFFREILLAQIFGASGLTDAFHIAFRIPNMLRDLFAEGAFSSAFVPTFTGAKNHSEEEAIKLLWTMGIVLLAITGCISVLIIIFAPEVVSLMTNELFTQDVARFEVSVLLTRIMAPFLTFVSLAALCMGVLNTYKMFFAPAMAPALFNVVMIISMLTLPKWLEGQGLNGIVALAIGVIIGGLCQLFIQIPMLGSKKLLRFVGVDFKSKNVTEVLHRMSIGTIGVAATQINLLVSTFLATGTVIGAVSWLQYSFRLFQFPVGILGVSIGNSNLVHFSDHWKKGERDEAVSCLQTSYITSLFTLLPAFALIYALAEDCVAISYQRGAFSTSDTMMVAQTLKFYLVGLPFYGLYKVFSPTFYTLDKPKLPVFISTGAILLNIIFCFSLVDSMGFKILALGTSLSMVFIILVQSIFLTRLLGLELSFFFPLRFFKLAFAGIICFVATNYFRNLFSIDIGNGTIKLLSIFLMSVGTGALAYFVSLCVMGDYKLVTGFFTKILKRK